tatttttttattttttattttttattttttatttttttatttttttttttatacaatagCTATCAAATTCCAGATGTTGGGTATTTATATAATGTAGATGAAATGGGAACGGGCAGAACGGACGATGTGTAAATACAAAAgagcacatatatatatatataccacATATTCATggttatgataataataccATAAAGATTTTCgtaaatatataagtttgtttttttctttttttaaagcCATACACCTATTGAAATGGTCTTTGGTGGGGATATTGATATGAAAGAagttgaaaaaattaaaaccgTTCTGAATGTTTTTGATCAAGGAAATGTAAAACATTAAAACCGTATATTAAACAGTTTaccataaataaaaaagtatatatttaggatttattttactttctttattatttttttttttttttttttttttaagggAATGGGGATTTGTACATTAATGGGAGCCAAAAGGGGGCACTTCGCTTTTAAGTATAATGGCTATCTTTGTCATTTTCATGGGATTAAAAGTTATTTAAAGTAGCAAAggaaatttttaattttattttattccacacttttttaacaatttcaCTATTTAttcacatatttatatattgtttattaAATCAGATTCTTAATTAATAGACACTACCCTGGGGCCAAAGTAACTATGATTAGCGAAGTACGTTCAGGCGAATTTTTACGCTGCATTTTGAAATGTTAAAATGTTGAAGTGTTGATGTGTtgatgtgttttttttttttttgttcagcATTGGATAGACCCAATAGATGAGGCCGTCTGTGTTAGACATAGTAATATTCCCTTTTCAAAAATAGGTCATGTAAGTTTAACCTTTTTAGCATTTTTTGTCTACTCATATTGGTaattagtaaaaaatatatacacacacatatatgcGCATTTTTGATTTCATCTGTTTTCAGCAAAgaaaattactatttaataaatacgattacatatatgaaaatgataaaaataaaagaatatataagGCAGAAAACAAAAGCAACGTATGGGCATTTTATAACGACCCTCAAATGCTAACATAAAGACAGCATTGCTATATTTAGTAAagtgaattatttttttgtttttttatgttttattaatcatatatcataaatttaaaaaaatatgattttcGTATTTTGAATGACGTATAATAAATACTTAAATATTTATCTTGCTTGTATGTACATAGcaaggaatatatttttgctattttgttatttttgaaagcatattttatttttttgtttttagcTAGATTAACTAGCCATTGCAAGCTTTTTTACTCGACTAGCCATAAatgtatatgttttttttttttttgatataaacttaaaaaaaatgtttgaGAATTTTATACTTATCATTGTTATATTTCTATTATTCTCAAGGAATGTAGTtgtaataaacaaaaaagacTTTTCTTTAAGTCTTGAATAAAACTAATTTTATTGtcgttatttttattatttgataattttagcataatttattatattatttttcatcttttgGTTGTTTAAAAAGTTTTTGTTTTTACATgcattgttaataaaaaaatatgtatatatatataaaaaaaataataaaataaattactaTATGATGTATTATAGAATACACCGTGTACCGTTATAAACACAACATGTAATGatatatgtaattttttttatttaatctGCTTAGTTTTTCTTTACTAAAAGGTATTTTCTTTTTGGGAAATTGGTGACTCTCTTTTTTGttctaaaaaaatgaaaaaatatatgtaatgtatatatgtgcaaataaattatgaacaCGGGGTAGTAAAATGCGATACAtgttcataaataaaaatacatataattacATATGGATATACATTATAATCTCCACATAATACGcagaatataaattaaataaatcgAGATAAtcattaattatttatatttccacatattttattaacttATTTttgcaattatatattaatgtgtttattttttacctTAAGCTCATAGCGGATTTTTGTTTCTTAGTTAATTCTaatctctttttttttgttaatttattttttaagttatatggtttaaattttttgttCTTATATAATTTCCTCAACtccatttttcttttttggtTGTATACTGTTAAAACTCTTGCGACATCTTTAGGAAAAGAAaagaaaggaaaaaaaaaaaaaatatatgaatatagagatatattaattaatatgaACAGTATAGAAAAGATAAATGcttatttaaaagaaaaaaaaaagttaatgataaaacatttttattgtaaTAAGCTCATATATTACTTTTTCGAACGCTGTGGATTTTAGAGTTTTTTGCTGAGTTTCCTAATGCTTTGCTTATTCTCAATCCGCTTAATTCCTTTTTATACTCTTCAAGTTTGTCCAACAATTCGCTTTTTTTTAGAGATCGTAATTGAAAGGCTTTAACGTTACTctataaaataacaaaataatgtaaatatttgGCATATAATATAGTAATAATCAAGGTATAGTTTATTTGTTCTTTCTTTCTTTCTATCTCTATTTGTTCtttgtttatttgtttatttgcttatttgtttgtttcgttatttgtttattttcccAAATGGgagtatattttttgcagtttttttttatttaccaTTTTCGATGATTATAGgtattatgataattttttattttgttccttttacaatttttttaaatatttaatttaaaaaattaaatcaaataattatttaaatttaaataaatgctTAAAAtgtatcataaaaaaaattgttcatattttcagtttaattatttttttaattaaaaaaaaatcaaaaatacgAACTTgcgtattattattattattattatatattgtgtatgtatattaaaatatattacatgcCTTTATTGTATAagtatttatttgtttatttcgAACTATGCAtatatgatgataaaaaataatttttatatattatttatgtatttatattttataggtaattattaatttttattttatataataaataccCCCTTTTATCCCTTCGTTTTTTCCCCTTAACCAAGTACATAATTTAATGCCCCAAGCATAAAATAATAGGCATAAAATAATAGGCATAAATAATAGGCATAAAATAATAGgcataaaatattaagtatataaaataaaagtatataaaataaaagtatataaaataaaagtatgtaaaataagtatgtaataataaaaatatatatatttatgtagcAGGCAAATGTATACGgacttttaaaaaaatgacgaTTTTTAGATCATTTAGTTACATATTTGAAATAGTGTTTTTTTTAgctatttattaaatttttatttttataaaaaaaatatataaaaaaaataagaataaaacAAGTTCATAGatatgatttattattttttcctattctacaatatttatatttattactatggattaataaaaatattttaaaatatatattttattatttttcaaatagcTTAAAACCCACATTTACTGATAAGTCtttacaaatatttttttttataaatataaaaataaaattataacatattaatgttatatatgttttagtAACAACATCATGATTAGGGAAGTATgtaaatgttttattttttattcgaaataaaatatatcactTTACGTCTATTCTTATTATTTCCTTATTCGTTCTCTTtctatatattcatttttatttattattgtttggtttgtattaaatataaaacataataataaatgaacGGGAAAAAGTATGtgtttttattgttaatttaaaaaattggtGAAAAGGCGGGGGTAGTTTTTAAAAATCCccattaatgaaaaaaaaactaacCAACTAACcaatgaaaatatatgaacaagCAAGAAAACTGTGTGAACAAACAAgcaaaatatatgaacagCAAGCAAAATGTGTGAACATAagaattgtttatttttatacaatcTAAGTActgattttattaaaatataacatttcCTTTAGTTATAATTTagacatatatacataaacaATCTAATAATACTTggttaatataaaatatatctttttgTTTATTAGCAATGTTTACTAAACTTCACAACGTCACCTTAATAAGTGTCAACAAAAAAGCACACATTAAAGAGTGGTGAAAATAAAAGTGGTGAAAATAAAGAGTGGTGAAAATAAAGAGTGGTGAAAATAAAAGTGGTGAAAATAAAGTGGTGGAAATAAAGAGTGGGGAAATGGGATTAAGCAGGTTTGAACATTTCCTGACTCaccatttattttgttcgaatttttatattatttttatttggtgataaaatatgttaatatagAACTGTAAAAATAaggatgaaaataatagttttaaaaaaacaaaataaatatatgcctTTTTCGCTGACTACCCaataatgttaataaataagGGAAAAGGCATTTAATCATTTAATCATTTAATCatttaatcattttttacattttttacaattttttttttttttttacaattttttttttttttttacaatttttacattttttgtcATTTCTGCCATTTTCtaccattttttaattgataTCCTTgaatttgttttaaaatacaaatttaaagaaattataaaaatatgtatagaacaatatttttaaaatagtatatacaaaaaaaaaatattatttatgaacGCCACCAgttgaaaaatatgcaatatgtataatacctatatttttaatatatatatcctatatttttaatatatatatacctattttttttttttttttttttttttttttttttaattcccaacttgttaaaaaataatagatcGATTTAAGATTATATTCTGttattatgttatatatgtacatttgtaggaacatataatatattgatgattaagtatttttttcttttgctTTAATTTacgaaaaataatttaaaattaaaaaaaatgagtttGGATTTTTGCTCTCAACATCTCCTTGCTTATGACAATTCCCTGATAACATCTGAAAATGAGTAatagaaaaatgaaaaaaaatgaaaaatgaaaaaaatgaaaaaaacgaaaaaaatgaaaaaaacgaaaaaaatgaataacaGTATTCTGTCCATACTTAATGTATAGTACCTTAAGAGTTTGCCCAAAAGTGCTGCATATcctgataatataaatatctaCATGTTTGTACATTttatttgcatatttttcacttttttaatttttattgtttataaTGTGGTTAGGATAAAGACGAAAACAGAAGAAAATTTTGCAttagttttaaaaaaaataaatgaattaacAAATCAGAGAAATGATGAAGGTGAGTTGTTTTATACTCTAACCCAAGATAATGTATTTAATTTGCCAAGATATTCGAAATTTCCTGAAGCTAAAAAACCAACAAGATGGGAACTATTTTCTCAAactaaattaaaaaaaaaaaaaaataaacatggTTTAAtttatgatgaaaatagTAAAGGTTGGGTAAGAAgatttcaaaaaaaacaaataaaaataaataaagaaaaatctGACTTTGTTCATGAATATAAACCAagtgataatatatatgaagacccatttgaaaaaatggaagaagaaaaagatattaaaaaaatgaaacaaaaaatgagagaaatgaaaaataaattcgAACAACAAGGTATCTCATCACAGGATATCAAATATATACAGAAACAAAAAAGGAAACGGGAAAATCTTATTGATAATCTTAAAATGTAAGGCAAAAAATGTGCATAAAATTTGTTCGTTTCGCATTTTTATTCCGTCATTTTGTATTTCATTTCTATTCCGTCATTTTGTATTTCATTCCTATTCCGTCATTTTGCATTTTATTCctattcttatatttttctttttattcctattcttatatttttctttttttatttttccccCCCATTCAGGGCCCAAATTTCATCCTCCACATTCGGGCGATACGacaaaaaactaaaaaaagaaaaaaaacttaAAGTAAAAAAcagtaaaataataaatcagaAATGTGAAAAACGTTTATTaaaagatgaaataaatcagaataataaattggcagaaattgttttaaaatctctttagattattattatataatgtaACATAATTGAatcttaaatatatatatatccttttttaaatttttgttttatttattttttagacataataatttatcttTTCATTCTgtaatatacatacatattatgtacaattttttgtttttttgttttcatttgtttttataataaaaaaaaaaatatatatatgtttgtatAGACAACTATTATATGATTGGTTAAAGTAAAatcaataattttttttaattaacttAATACATcgttttaattttaaactttatttcaATCGAAATTTTtcttaattatatatattaaaaaataaaatatttaattatggttattattttctaaggGTAATTGCTTTCATGACTTTtttcatatgtatattaattttttttttttttttttaatttttctatttttattttttaataatatatttcactTTTGTTTGGccattcatttttattcagTTGTTTTTTCTCGAAACCTTGATatggtatataaaatattactaTGGATAaatcaataaatatatactatatatatatataattatatatattatatattatatattatatatatggttATTGCTTGACttactttatttttgtgtaaaagaaaatgaatattttaagGAACACTTTGGGGTGCATTTTACACTATACTAATGTATGAATAAatgcataaatatttttcatattatttttatattttctaaaatatgtcactattttttacataataatattcattGCATGGTGTAACCATACTACTGTATGTTGTAGGATATTGCATGgatacttaaaaaaaaattccttATAATGCAtatcaaattaaaaaaggaaacaaatatatttattttattattttttttttatacaattttatattgctaattcagaattttttttccatatgtgcttgtaaattatttattgttaatatatttttttttttttttacgctagcttatattattattattgttgttattattattctactattgttatttaattatttttattatgatcACTTTTGCAATTGTGATTGTTTTGTAGCTATAGAAtaacttattattttatatttctttttttttttcaaattattttttatataatatgaaatatgTTAATGTGCTGAAAAAAACCCTAATATGTAATAGGGTATTAAATACGCATGGAAGGGAAATGAAATCAATAGTGTTtcgaaaatattatacaaatttattgGATGGAAATAAACCGTTTCTCAATTTGACAAAACGCTGTTTATTTAGTAGCCAATCAGGACAAGATAAGGCATACAGCGAAAGTAGTGACaatgtaaataataacaatgaggaacataatgaaaatatggaAATTAATAAGAAAAGCTCAGAatgtaatgataataaaaaaaatatgaacaagtcAGAAAATTCTGAACATtcagaagaaaaaaataataaagaaataaattatgaaagttataacaaaatagatcttattaatgaaattaaaaaaaccaAAAAACATATGGATGAAAAATTAGTAGATAATCAagttttaaaagaaaaatatttatctgtATTAgcagaaaaagaaaatttaagAACTAGATATATGAAAGagattgaaaataataaattatattgcATTAGTAATTTTGCAAAATCATTGCTTGATGTTGCTGATAACTTATCATTGGCAATTAAAAACATAAGTGAGGAATCTTTAAAATCGAATGAAGAGattaacaatatatataaaggaaTAGAAATGACAGAAACTATtcttcataatatttttaataaatatggaaTAGATAAATATAACCCAATCaatgaaaaatttaatcCCATGTTCCATGAGGCTATTTTCGAAGTTAGCGATACCACTAAAGAAAAGGGGACAGTTGCAACAGTTATCCAGCCAggatataaaataaatgataggATATTAAGGTAATGCGCTCTTCATTCGCAGCTGCGCATGCATACGCTTGATATGTGTATGCAATGCTTAATGTGTGCATGTATGTATACACTTAATGTGTGTATGCAATGCTTAATGTGTATATACTTAATGTGTgcatgttatttttttttttatttttttttttatttttatttttttttttttttttcagagCCGCGAAAGTTGGAGTTGTAAAGAACTAAGTCTttgacataaaaaaaaagtttccttttttattttccacaAAAAATCcaatattttaaaagttCATCGATATTCACACGTGAAAATTATGTGTGcttaacataaatataattaatacaagtgtaaattatacatttatttattttattatttattttattatttattttattatttattttattattaaaataagtGTAGGTTACAAATTcttagtaatacataaaaaatggttatcactattttcataagaatattttttttacaaatttattaacttttttttttttttctttttaagcTTTACATATGTTTGTTCAAAACATTCTTAAAAttctataataatttttaagtaaatatgattaataatataaattatatatttcaaaaaacaATGATGAAAGGAAAATATTTGTTTCATTccttatttaaaataataacttGTATTGAATGATTTTTAACTATTTACAATAACGCaggtattttttattctttttttttttcgttcaTAATTATTGCTTATTTGAATTCAAGCCCATTTCCCTTTTATATATTAGAGcgaattatatttaaaaggatattattatatatgtaaaacaattttaggtttttttttgagataatattttatataattttgcaaaagatgaaaaatatgaatcaattaaaaaaaaataaaaaaaaataaaaaaaaaactaaagaCTTGTTTACACTTAGTTcgtataacattttattttatattttgtttttttttaagtttgcataattttccttttaccgttttatttttttaataatattttcttatcAAAGAATaacaaagaaaaatattattactgA
Above is a window of Plasmodium yoelii strain 17X genome assembly, chromosome: 9 DNA encoding:
- a CDS encoding 60S ribosomal protein L35, putative; translation: MSNVKAFQLRSLKKSELLDKLEEYKKELSGLRISKALGNSAKNSKIHSVRKNVARVLTVYNQKRKMELRKLYKNKKFKPYNLKNKLTKKKRLELTKKQKSAMSLRTKKRVTNFPKRKYLLVKKN
- a CDS encoding ribosome biogenesis regulatory protein, putative, which codes for MSLDFCSQHLLAYDNSLITSENEIKTKTEENFALVLKKINELTNQRNDEGELFYTLTQDNVFNLPRYSKFPEAKKPTRWELFSQTKLKKKKNKHGLIYDENSKGWVRRFQKKQIKINKEKSDFVHEYKPSDNIYEDPFEKMEEEKDIKKMKQKMREMKNKFEQQGISSQDIKYIQKQKRKRENLIDNLKMAQISSSTFGRYDKKLKKEKKLKVKNSKIINQKCEKRLLKDEINQNNKLAEIVLKSL
- a CDS encoding GrpE protein homolog, mitochondrial, putative; the protein is MKYVNVLKKTLICNRVLNTHGREMKSIVFRKYYTNLLDGNKPFLNLTKRCLFSSQSGQDKAYSESSDNVNNNNEEHNENMEINKKSSECNDNKKNMNKSENSEHSEEKNNKEINYESYNKIDLINEIKKTKKHMDEKLVDNQVLKEKYLSVLAEKENLRTRYMKEIENNKLYCISNFAKSLLDVADNLSLAIKNISEESLKSNEEINNIYKGIEMTETILHNIFNKYGIDKYNPINEKFNPMFHEAIFEVSDTTKEKGTVATVIQPGYKINDRILRAAKVGVVKN